A region from the Mesorhizobium shangrilense genome encodes:
- a CDS encoding LysR substrate-binding domain-containing protein produces MAAPLDLNLLKTFVAVVESGSLSNAAPRVGRSQSAVSMQMQRLEEMVGNQLLVRGPRTVTPNAIGEDFLIYARRLLKLSDEAWASVTRPKETGSVRLGVPDDYAAFLLPPVLSRFAADHPLVTVELICEQSTALVKTLAEGRLDLAIITRLPDQPLEVIRLERFVWVASPNHVAWESDPLPVALFEPGCAARMNVLQALGDVDRSYRCTYSSASLLGLIAVVQAGLAVAGLAQRSVPASLRIIGANERLPVLPDLEIGILRNPLSTTPAVDRLNDFLRRDLAQDA; encoded by the coding sequence ATGGCCGCTCCGCTCGATCTCAACCTGCTGAAAACCTTTGTCGCCGTCGTCGAAAGCGGCAGCCTGTCCAATGCCGCGCCCCGGGTCGGCCGCAGCCAGTCGGCCGTCAGCATGCAGATGCAGCGGCTGGAGGAGATGGTCGGCAACCAGCTTCTGGTGCGCGGTCCTCGAACCGTCACGCCCAACGCGATCGGCGAGGATTTCCTGATCTATGCCCGCCGTCTGCTGAAGCTGTCGGACGAGGCATGGGCAAGCGTGACGCGGCCGAAGGAAACCGGCAGCGTGCGACTCGGCGTTCCCGACGACTATGCGGCGTTCCTTCTGCCTCCGGTGCTGTCGCGCTTCGCGGCGGATCATCCGCTGGTGACGGTGGAACTGATCTGCGAGCAGTCGACCGCGCTGGTGAAGACCCTGGCCGAGGGAAGGCTCGACCTGGCGATCATCACCCGCCTGCCGGACCAGCCGCTCGAGGTGATCCGGCTGGAGCGCTTCGTCTGGGTCGCCTCGCCCAACCATGTCGCCTGGGAGAGCGATCCCCTGCCCGTCGCTTTGTTCGAGCCGGGATGCGCCGCCCGCATGAATGTGCTGCAGGCGCTTGGCGATGTGGATCGCTCCTACCGCTGCACCTATTCCAGCGCCAGCCTGCTTGGCCTGATCGCGGTGGTGCAGGCCGGATTGGCGGTGGCCGGCCTAGCCCAGCGCAGCGTGCCGGCTTCGCTGCGCATAATCGGCGCGAATGAGCGGCTTCCGGTCCTGCCGGACCTGGAGATCGGCATCCTGCGCAATCCGCTCTCGACCACGCCGGCCGTCGACCGGCTGAACGATTTCCTTCGCCGCGACCTGGCGCAGGACGCCTGA
- the choX gene encoding choline ABC transporter substrate-binding protein: MSRMNSFVAGLGLAALLSTSAAYAGDAASCKTVRLSDVGWTDIQATTGLTSVLLTALGYDPKVIQLSVPVTMASLKNKDLDVFLGNWMPSMTNDIKDYTADGSVETISTNLTGAGYGIVVPTYVADAGVKSLTDLGKFKDKFNGKIYGIEAGNDGNRIILDMIKNPADKLDGFELVESSEAGMLTQAEQSMKNNEWIAFLGWTPHPVMGAMKITYLDGMGDSGFGAATVFTNVRKGYTTECPNAGKLIANMKFNLAMEGEMMDAILKGGDATTVATAWLKKHPDAVAPWIAGVTTFDGGDAAAAVKTALGS; this comes from the coding sequence ATGTCGCGTATGAATTCCTTCGTCGCAGGCCTCGGTCTTGCGGCTCTGCTGTCCACGAGTGCCGCCTATGCCGGTGATGCGGCAAGCTGCAAGACGGTGCGTCTCTCCGACGTCGGCTGGACCGACATCCAGGCAACCACCGGCCTCACCTCGGTGCTGCTCACCGCGCTCGGCTACGATCCGAAGGTGATCCAGCTTTCGGTGCCGGTCACCATGGCGTCGCTCAAGAACAAGGACCTTGATGTCTTCCTCGGCAACTGGATGCCGTCGATGACCAACGATATCAAGGATTACACCGCCGACGGCTCGGTCGAAACCATCAGCACCAACCTGACCGGTGCCGGCTACGGCATCGTCGTGCCGACCTATGTCGCGGACGCCGGCGTCAAGTCGCTGACTGATCTCGGCAAATTCAAGGACAAGTTCAACGGCAAGATCTACGGCATCGAGGCCGGCAATGACGGCAACCGCATCATCCTCGACATGATCAAGAATCCCGCCGACAAGCTGGATGGCTTCGAACTGGTTGAATCCTCCGAAGCCGGCATGCTGACGCAGGCCGAGCAGTCGATGAAGAACAATGAGTGGATCGCCTTCCTCGGCTGGACGCCGCATCCGGTGATGGGTGCCATGAAGATCACCTATCTCGACGGCATGGGCGACAGCGGCTTCGGCGCCGCCACCGTCTTTACCAATGTGCGCAAGGGCTACACCACGGAATGCCCAAATGCCGGCAAGCTGATCGCCAATATGAAGTTCAACCTGGCCATGGAAGGCGAGATGATGGACGCGATCCTCAAGGGCGGCGACGCCACCACGGTGGCGACCGCCTGGCTGAAGAAGCATCCGGACGCGGTGGCACCCTGGATCGCCGGCGTGACCACCTTCGACGGCGGTGACGCGGCTGCCGCCGTCAAGACCGCGCTCGGAAGCTGA
- a CDS encoding thymidine kinase, which yields MAKLYFNYATMNAGKTTMLLQASYNYRERGMTTMLFVAGHYRKGDTGLISSRIGLETEAEMFRDGDDLFARVAEHHEHTTVHCVFVDEAQFLEEEQVWQLARIADRLNIPVMCYGLRTDFQGKLFSGSRALLAIADDLREVRTICRCGRKATMVVRLGADGKVARQGEQVAIGKDVYVSLCRRHWEEEMGRAAPDDFIGFMKS from the coding sequence ATGGCCAAGCTCTATTTCAACTATGCGACGATGAATGCCGGCAAGACGACGATGCTGCTGCAGGCGTCGTACAATTACCGCGAGCGCGGCATGACGACGATGCTGTTCGTCGCCGGCCATTATCGCAAGGGCGATACCGGGCTGATCTCGTCGCGCATCGGCCTGGAGACCGAGGCCGAGATGTTCCGCGACGGCGACGACCTGTTCGCCAGGGTCGCCGAGCATCACGAACATACGACGGTGCATTGCGTGTTCGTCGACGAGGCGCAGTTTCTCGAGGAGGAGCAGGTCTGGCAGCTTGCCCGCATCGCCGACCGGCTCAACATTCCGGTGATGTGCTACGGCCTGCGCACGGATTTCCAGGGCAAGCTGTTTTCCGGCTCGCGCGCCCTGCTGGCGATCGCCGACGATTTGCGCGAGGTGCGCACAATCTGCCGCTGCGGCCGCAAGGCCACGATGGTGGTGCGCCTCGGCGCCGACGGCAAGGTGGCCCGGCAGGGCGAACAGGTGGCGATCGGCAAGGACGTCTATGTCTCGCTTTGCCGCCGCCACTGGGAAGAAGAAATGGGCCGCGCCGCGCCCGACGATTTCATCGGCTTCATGAAATCCTGA
- a CDS encoding DMT family transporter, whose protein sequence is MKDLPTARFPAASLALAMVIAGTVGAFVTEAGLHPVTIVFWRCVFAAIFLGAWCLLRGYLPDRTLSLSRLGLAALAGACMVLSWTAFFAGFAMTSIATTTIVYHVQPFFVVLIGVVFLKERISLDQVLWMLGAFLGVVLASGLVVSHAQAGTSWALGIALTLGAALLYAVATIIAKGLGQQRAEITVLCQTIVGIVMLAPFADIGQHVPAHAWGWLVSIGVVHTGIAYVLMNSAFPRLTTPVIGIITFIYPVVAIIIDWAVYCHPLGPGQAAGMVLIALATLGVRLGWRFPIRRVSAA, encoded by the coding sequence ATGAAGGACCTGCCAACCGCCCGCTTTCCGGCTGCGAGCCTCGCCCTGGCGATGGTGATTGCCGGCACGGTCGGCGCCTTCGTGACGGAAGCGGGGCTGCACCCCGTGACGATCGTCTTCTGGCGCTGCGTATTCGCTGCCATCTTCCTCGGCGCATGGTGCCTGCTGCGCGGCTATCTGCCCGACCGCACCCTGTCCTTGTCCCGGCTCGGCCTTGCCGCCCTTGCCGGCGCCTGCATGGTGCTGAGCTGGACGGCGTTCTTCGCCGGCTTCGCCATGACGTCGATCGCGACCACGACGATCGTCTATCACGTCCAGCCCTTCTTCGTGGTGCTGATTGGCGTGGTCTTCCTCAAGGAGCGCATCTCGCTCGACCAGGTCCTGTGGATGCTTGGAGCGTTCCTCGGCGTCGTGCTGGCCAGTGGCCTCGTCGTTTCGCATGCGCAAGCCGGCACGTCCTGGGCGCTGGGCATCGCGCTGACGCTGGGTGCGGCGCTGCTCTATGCGGTGGCGACGATCATCGCCAAGGGCCTGGGCCAGCAACGCGCGGAGATCACCGTGCTTTGCCAGACGATCGTCGGCATCGTCATGCTGGCTCCGTTCGCCGATATCGGCCAGCATGTTCCCGCGCATGCATGGGGCTGGCTGGTCAGCATCGGCGTTGTTCACACCGGCATCGCCTATGTGCTGATGAATTCGGCCTTTCCACGCCTGACGACGCCGGTGATCGGCATCATCACCTTCATCTATCCGGTTGTCGCCATCATCATCGACTGGGCCGTCTACTGCCATCCGCTCGGGCCGGGACAGGCCGCCGGCATGGTGCTGATCGCGCTTGCAACGCTTGGCGTGCGCCTTGGGTGGCGATTCCCGATACGACGTGTCTCGGCAGCCTGA
- the choV gene encoding choline ABC transporter ATP-binding protein: protein MTVAVDFRNVDIVFGADQAGSLALIDAGATRAEILEKTGNVLGCAGASLTVHEGEISVLMGLSGSGKSTLLRAVNRLNVVSRGQVLVKDGDKTVDVVTCDQATLRRLRQKQVAMVFQQFGLLPWRTVEENVGLGLELAGVPEAERKERVHKQLKLVNLEQWSKKYAHELSGGMQQRVGLARAFATEAPILLMDEPFSALDPLIRTKLQDELLQLQDELKKTIIFVSHDLEEALKIGSHITIMEGGRIVQTGAPEDIVLRPANDYVRDFIANVNPLSVLTAWNVMRDRRDLEHGADGWVWLDRRKTTRFKIDDHGLVAAAERDGKPAVWVSCADVEGQPEEGAQVFWANPGTSLKTVMLAMHRSQTAPVALFDDQSRFVGAIGIRDVLSAVLRR from the coding sequence ATGACCGTTGCTGTCGATTTCAGGAACGTCGATATCGTCTTCGGCGCCGACCAGGCGGGTTCCCTGGCGCTGATCGACGCCGGCGCCACCCGCGCCGAGATCCTCGAAAAAACCGGCAATGTGCTGGGCTGCGCCGGCGCCAGCCTCACCGTGCACGAGGGCGAGATCTCCGTGCTGATGGGCCTGTCCGGTTCGGGCAAGTCGACGCTGCTGCGCGCCGTCAACAGGCTGAACGTCGTTTCGCGCGGCCAGGTGCTGGTCAAGGATGGCGACAAGACTGTCGATGTCGTCACCTGCGACCAGGCGACGCTTCGCCGGCTGCGGCAGAAGCAGGTGGCCATGGTGTTCCAGCAGTTCGGCCTGCTGCCGTGGCGCACGGTGGAAGAAAATGTCGGCCTGGGCCTCGAACTCGCCGGCGTGCCGGAAGCCGAGCGCAAGGAACGCGTGCACAAGCAGCTCAAGCTGGTCAATCTCGAACAATGGTCGAAGAAGTACGCCCATGAGCTTTCGGGCGGCATGCAGCAGCGCGTCGGCCTGGCCCGCGCCTTCGCCACAGAAGCGCCGATCCTGTTGATGGACGAACCGTTCTCGGCGCTCGATCCGCTGATCCGCACCAAGCTGCAGGATGAGTTGCTGCAGCTGCAGGACGAGCTGAAGAAGACCATCATCTTCGTCAGCCACGACCTCGAGGAGGCGCTGAAGATCGGCAGCCACATCACCATCATGGAAGGCGGGCGCATCGTGCAGACCGGCGCGCCGGAAGACATCGTGCTGCGCCCCGCCAACGACTATGTCCGCGACTTCATCGCCAATGTGAACCCGCTGTCGGTGCTAACGGCGTGGAACGTGATGCGCGACCGCCGCGACCTTGAACATGGCGCGGATGGCTGGGTGTGGCTCGACCGACGCAAGACGACGCGCTTCAAGATCGACGACCACGGGCTGGTGGCGGCGGCCGAGCGCGACGGCAAGCCGGCGGTGTGGGTGTCCTGCGCCGATGTCGAGGGACAGCCGGAGGAGGGCGCCCAGGTGTTCTGGGCCAATCCCGGCACGTCGCTCAAGACGGTGATGCTCGCCATGCATCGCTCGCAGACGGCCCCGGTGGCACTGTTCGACGACCAGTCGCGGTTCGTCGGAGCCATCGGCATCCGGGATGTGCTGTCGGCGGTGTTGCGGCGGTAG
- a CDS encoding c-type cytochrome, whose amino-acid sequence MLRTVSSAGVLLLAGALAAHAAGDAALGKQVFNRCIACHEAATDRDKVGPHLMGVVGRTAGTAESFLGHYSEAMKAAGAAGLVWDEANLAEYLKAPKLKVPGNKMYFGGLSSNDDIANVIAYLKADPKP is encoded by the coding sequence ATGCTTCGAACCGTCTCGTCCGCCGGTGTCCTTCTCCTTGCCGGCGCCCTCGCCGCCCATGCCGCCGGCGATGCGGCGCTTGGCAAACAGGTCTTCAACAGATGCATCGCCTGCCATGAAGCAGCGACCGACCGCGACAAGGTCGGCCCGCACCTGATGGGCGTCGTCGGCCGCACCGCCGGCACGGCCGAGAGCTTTCTTGGCCACTATTCGGAAGCCATGAAGGCTGCGGGTGCCGCCGGCCTTGTCTGGGACGAGGCCAACCTTGCCGAATATCTCAAGGCTCCCAAGCTGAAGGTGCCCGGCAACAAGATGTATTTTGGTGGCCTGAGCAGCAACGACGACATCGCCAATGTCATCGCCTATCTGAAGGCCGATCCCAAACCCTGA
- the choW gene encoding choline ABC transporter permease subunit, translating into MDPISQFMIDHKIPIGAWGKAFFGFLTDNFDTIFRAFSNGLNFLLDGLVNVLLLVPPVLLALVIAVIAWLLQRSRPLAIGVFLGLIFIINQNLWKQTVQTLVLVVAAAAMAMAIGVPMGIWAAHKPKVYRVMLPVLDLMQTLPTFVYLIPVLTLFGLGNAPGLIVTIIFVIPTAVRLTHLGVVSVPKAIVEAGEAFGATKSQLLWKVELPSALPTIMAGLTQSIMLSLSMVVFAALIGAGGLGTEINRALGSRRIDLGLEAGLAIVVLAIVLDRMTRIGVGGKK; encoded by the coding sequence ATGGATCCGATTTCCCAATTCATGATCGATCACAAGATCCCGATAGGCGCCTGGGGCAAGGCGTTCTTCGGCTTCCTTACCGACAATTTCGACACCATATTCAGGGCCTTCTCCAATGGCCTGAATTTCCTCCTCGACGGGCTGGTCAACGTTCTGCTGCTGGTGCCGCCGGTACTGCTGGCGCTCGTCATCGCCGTCATTGCCTGGCTGCTGCAGCGCTCGCGGCCGCTTGCCATCGGCGTCTTCCTCGGGCTGATCTTCATCATCAACCAGAATCTCTGGAAGCAGACGGTGCAGACCCTGGTGTTGGTCGTCGCGGCAGCCGCCATGGCGATGGCCATCGGCGTGCCGATGGGCATCTGGGCCGCGCACAAGCCGAAGGTCTACCGGGTCATGCTGCCGGTGCTCGACCTGATGCAGACGCTGCCGACCTTCGTTTACCTGATCCCGGTGCTGACGCTGTTCGGCCTCGGTAACGCGCCCGGCCTCATCGTCACCATCATCTTCGTCATCCCGACCGCCGTCAGGCTCACCCATCTCGGCGTCGTCTCGGTGCCCAAGGCGATCGTCGAGGCCGGCGAGGCGTTCGGCGCCACCAAGAGCCAGCTGCTCTGGAAGGTGGAACTGCCCTCGGCACTGCCCACCATCATGGCCGGCCTTACCCAGTCGATCATGCTGTCGCTGTCGATGGTGGTGTTCGCGGCCCTCATCGGCGCCGGCGGCCTCGGCACTGAAATCAACCGCGCGCTCGGCTCGCGCAGGATCGACCTTGGACTTGAAGCTGGCCTTGCCATCGTGGTGCTCGCCATCGTGCTCGACCGGATGACCCGCATTGGCGTTGGAGGCAAGAAATGA
- a CDS encoding autotransporter outer membrane beta-barrel domain-containing protein gives MILKLRTRAQAAVAISLFAAVALGDDPAFSQSFTVGNGQDVGQQTMNNAGDTGTVAAGGTVETSTANENAVQMFNSGQSLTNSGRIGTFGGDAYTVYSTGADASIINNGLMVATGGGTYAYNVYSTGANATIINNGTIFAGGAGSAGIVSEGSNADIINKGTVIAEGANAMFGIIANGPGGHVDNQGFIGVAGDSSAAILGGRSDLTISNGGSIEVHGDNSSGIAWGPDPLGPPGLPTGLRVTNSGSIAIFGDNSTAIGAGGDDIVIVNTGAVYASGDASTGIGTHFGSAVITNSGSVIVSGANTVSIAANGPNSVITNSGTVFNDFSQGTSTAILFGASNATLNLLAGTAIQGPITFSGSGNTVSFGPALNAVMTFSGSGVPQTILTGGRPFVVNGNQVAVVDITGFASAGSLVVDLADAVTGVVETRLTTPHDDVLGPRSGPDAWLSTFGGVRTQDGSGAAAGFNQVLGGIVVGAERRSGDGFLGGVFVGAATGTTDVDDNAQEITHRSVFAGGYLGYDLGQRFANLSFVAGTLDERSSRSVANNLVLGGLETARADFNGTFVSPALTLGTRLPVSMGTLMPSVRLRYAGLFVGDYTETGSDADLSVARRDVHLFEVRGQLALAMPQVTTPTQAWQTTLRAGIEGIAQSSGDVSATLLGQDISFASGADKTAVRGFAGADVAAAVGHGMMLDSGFEVGYGSDNALTARGQIRLSKSF, from the coding sequence ATGATACTCAAGCTGCGCACAAGGGCTCAGGCAGCCGTGGCGATATCGCTTTTCGCAGCGGTGGCGCTTGGCGACGATCCCGCTTTTTCCCAGAGCTTCACCGTCGGCAACGGCCAGGATGTTGGCCAGCAGACGATGAACAATGCCGGCGACACCGGAACTGTCGCCGCAGGCGGAACAGTCGAGACATCAACCGCCAATGAAAACGCGGTGCAGATGTTCAATTCGGGGCAGAGTCTCACCAACTCCGGCAGGATTGGCACGTTCGGTGGCGATGCCTACACCGTGTATTCGACGGGCGCCGATGCGTCGATCATCAACAACGGCTTGATGGTTGCCACCGGTGGCGGCACCTACGCCTACAACGTGTATTCGACGGGCGCCAATGCAACGATCATCAACAACGGGACTATTTTTGCCGGTGGCGCGGGGTCCGCAGGCATCGTGTCCGAGGGCAGCAATGCGGATATCATCAACAAAGGCACGGTCATAGCCGAAGGCGCCAACGCGATGTTCGGCATCATCGCCAATGGGCCCGGCGGGCATGTGGACAACCAGGGTTTCATCGGGGTTGCCGGCGACTCGTCCGCCGCCATACTTGGAGGCAGATCCGACCTGACCATTTCGAACGGCGGCTCTATCGAGGTCCATGGGGACAACTCTTCGGGCATTGCCTGGGGACCCGATCCCCTCGGTCCCCCGGGGCTCCCGACCGGCCTGCGGGTGACCAATTCCGGGTCGATCGCGATCTTCGGAGATAACTCCACCGCCATTGGCGCCGGCGGCGATGATATCGTCATCGTCAATACCGGCGCTGTTTATGCGTCCGGGGACGCATCGACCGGCATCGGCACCCATTTCGGCAGCGCCGTGATCACCAACTCCGGCTCGGTCATTGTCAGCGGTGCGAATACCGTCAGCATCGCGGCAAACGGCCCCAACTCGGTTATCACCAATTCCGGCACAGTCTTCAACGACTTCAGCCAGGGCACAAGCACGGCCATCCTCTTCGGCGCGTCCAACGCAACGCTGAACCTCCTGGCCGGCACGGCCATCCAGGGGCCTATCACCTTCTCCGGCTCCGGCAACACGGTGAGCTTCGGGCCGGCGCTGAACGCCGTCATGACCTTTTCGGGAAGCGGAGTTCCGCAGACCATCCTGACCGGCGGGCGGCCCTTCGTCGTCAATGGCAACCAGGTGGCGGTGGTCGACATCACCGGTTTTGCCAGCGCAGGATCGCTGGTCGTAGACCTCGCCGACGCGGTGACCGGCGTTGTCGAGACGCGTCTGACGACCCCGCATGATGATGTGCTTGGACCGCGCTCCGGTCCGGACGCCTGGCTGTCGACATTCGGCGGGGTTCGTACCCAGGACGGTTCGGGCGCCGCGGCCGGGTTCAACCAGGTGCTTGGCGGCATCGTCGTTGGTGCCGAAAGGCGTTCGGGCGACGGCTTCCTGGGCGGCGTGTTCGTAGGTGCCGCGACAGGAACGACCGACGTTGACGACAACGCGCAGGAGATCACCCACCGCAGCGTGTTCGCGGGCGGCTATCTCGGCTATGACCTTGGTCAGCGCTTTGCCAATCTGTCTTTCGTCGCCGGCACGCTCGACGAGCGCAGCAGCCGCAGTGTTGCCAACAATCTCGTGCTCGGCGGCCTCGAGACGGCACGGGCGGATTTCAACGGCACTTTCGTCAGCCCGGCGCTGACACTGGGCACGCGGCTTCCGGTTTCCATGGGCACGCTGATGCCAAGCGTGAGGCTGCGCTACGCAGGTCTCTTCGTCGGCGACTATACGGAAACGGGTTCCGATGCCGATCTCAGTGTCGCGCGTCGCGACGTTCATCTGTTCGAAGTGCGCGGGCAACTGGCGCTCGCGATGCCGCAAGTGACGACGCCGACCCAAGCCTGGCAGACCACCTTGCGGGCCGGCATAGAAGGCATAGCCCAGAGCAGCGGCGACGTTTCGGCCACGCTGCTTGGCCAGGACATCTCCTTCGCCTCCGGCGCGGACAAGACGGCGGTGCGCGGCTTTGCCGGCGCCGACGTCGCGGCGGCGGTCGGCCATGGCATGATGTTGGATAGCGGTTTTGAGGTCGGTTATGGCAGCGACAACGCTCTCACCGCCCGAGGACAGATTCGCCTCAGCAAGTCTTTTTGA